From Elaeis guineensis isolate ETL-2024a chromosome 16, EG11, whole genome shotgun sequence, a single genomic window includes:
- the LOC105059664 gene encoding protein DETOXIFICATION 33-like gives MGSALEKLCDQSFGAKRLHMLGVYMQRSWVILTATCLCLLPIYLFATPLLRFLNQDEMISELAGTLSLCMIPQLFADGLNFPIQKFLQAQSKVMIMAVVSAAALASHIFLSWLLIVHFQLGLVGAAASLNIAWWILVLGQFAYIAMGYCPGAWTGFIWGALRDLGAFARLSIGSAIMMCLEFWFYMFLILLVGKLKNAVAAVAAVSICFNLFGWELMVFFGFNAAISVRISNELGAGRPKAAKFSILGVIMSSILLGLFFFALVLVLKNVYGLPFANSPTVVHAIAGLATVFAFTLLLNSVQPVLTGVAVGAGWQWLVAYINLGCYYVVGIPIGYRLASKFDLGVKGMWTGMLSGVALQTLILIGITLVTDWNKEAKKADSQIKKWGGSVIDER, from the exons ATGGGAAGTGCACTTGAGAAGCTCTGCGACCAGTCATTCGGTGCCAAGCGGCTCCACATGCTGGGGGTCTACATGCAACGATCATGGGTCATCCTCACCGCAACGTGTCTCTGCTTGTTGCCCATCTACCTCTTTGCAACCCCCCTCCTTCGGTTCTTAAACCAGGATGAGATGATCTCAGAGCTTGCTGGGACTCTTTCACTGTGTATGATCCCTCAGCTCTTTGCCGATGGCCTCAATTTTCCAATACAGAAGTTCTTGCAGGCCCAGAGCAAGGTCATGATCATGGCCGTAGTATCAGCAGCGGCCTTGGCGTCTCACATATTCCTCAGCTGGCTTTTGATCGTTCACTTTCAGTTGGGCCTTGTAGGTGCAGCTGCCTCCCTCAACATAGCTTGGTGGATTCTGGTACTTGGGCAGTTTGCTTACATTGCTATGGGGTACTGCCCTGGTGCTTGGACTGGCTTCATCTGGGGTGCTTTGAGGGACTTGGGAGCTTTTGCCAGGCTCTCTATAGGTTCTGCTATCATGATGTG CCTAGAATTCTGGTTCTATATGTTTCTCATCTTGTTAGTAGGCAAGCTGAAGAATGCAGTAGCAGCAGTAGCTGCTGTATCTATCTG TTTCAACTTATTTGGGTGGGAGCTCATGGTGTTCTTTGGATTTAATGCCGCAATCAG TGTGAGGATATCAAATGAGCTTGGAGCTGGAAGGCCAAAGGCAGCCAAGTTCTCAATACTGGGGGTGATCATGTCCTCCATCTTGCTGGGTCTCTTCTTCTTTGCCCTTGTCTTGGTTCTGAAGAATGTCTATGGGCTTCCCTTCGCTAATAGTCCTACCGTCGTCCATGCTATCGCCGGTCTTGCCACAGTCTTTGCCTTCACACTCCTCCTCAACAGTGTCCAACCAGTTCTAACAG GTGTCGCAGTTGGAGCAGGGTGGCAATGGCTGGTGGCCTATATCAACTTGGGGTGTTACTATGTGGTGGGCATTCCAATAGGCTACCGATTGGCATCTAAGTTTGATCTAGGAGTGAAG GGAATGTGGACCGGTATGTTATCTGGAGTAGCCTTGCAGACCTTGATACTCATTGGCATCACACTGGTCACTGACTGGAACAAagag GCAAAGAAAGCAGATTCTCAGATCAAGAAGTGGGGAGGATCTGTGATTGACGAAAGATAG